The following coding sequences are from one Enterococcus sp. 4G2_DIV0659 window:
- a CDS encoding phosphatidylglycerophosphatase A, with translation MVIQGETLENKARQLLKERGVEIEDLAELVLFLQKPYIADLDMAVCIENIDSVLSKREVHNTIITGIQLDILAEEKKLLHPLQEILEEDEGLYGIDEILALSIVNVYGSIGFTNYGYIDKVKPGILAKLNSHDGPQVHTFLDDIVGAIAAAAASRLAHSQPDKSTITQ, from the coding sequence TTGGTCATTCAAGGAGAAACATTAGAAAATAAGGCGCGTCAATTACTAAAAGAACGAGGCGTTGAAATAGAGGATTTAGCTGAGTTGGTTTTATTTTTACAAAAACCCTATATTGCTGATTTGGATATGGCAGTGTGTATCGAAAATATTGACAGTGTCTTGTCTAAACGTGAAGTACACAATACAATCATCACTGGAATCCAATTAGATATTCTGGCTGAGGAAAAAAAATTGCTCCATCCGTTACAGGAGATTTTAGAAGAAGATGAAGGTCTTTATGGAATCGATGAAATTCTAGCACTATCGATCGTTAATGTATATGGATCAATTGGTTTTACAAATTATGGGTATATCGATAAAGTAAAACCAGGTATTCTAGCTAAACTAAATTCCCATGACGGACCCCAAGTTCATACTTTTTTAGATGACATCGTCGGAGCAATTGCCGCTGCTGCAGCTAGTCGCTTAGCTCATTCACAGCCTGATAAAAGTACTATTACACAATAA
- a CDS encoding DUF1450 domain-containing protein — MNPLIECCEQNLAKGGESLLNDSFIDENSDVVTYSCMNECVLCAQTFFVLFEGERITGDTPEELVKNIKKAILLWQEEMGL; from the coding sequence ATGAATCCACTAATAGAATGTTGTGAACAAAATCTAGCTAAAGGTGGCGAGAGCTTACTGAATGACTCATTTATTGATGAAAACAGCGATGTAGTCACCTATTCATGTATGAATGAGTGTGTTCTTTGTGCACAAACATTTTTTGTTCTTTTTGAAGGAGAGAGAATTACTGGTGACACACCAGAAGAATTAGTAAAAAATATAAAGAAAGCTATTTTACTTTGGCAAGAAGAAATGGGTTTATAG
- a CDS encoding NAD(P)/FAD-dependent oxidoreductase, whose amino-acid sequence MSDSKNIYDLTIVGAGPVGLFAAFYAGIRKAKTKIIDSLPQLGGQLSTLYPEKYIYDVPGFPAIKASELIENLEKQIAPFAHDTCLEEEVRNLVQEDGYLRIETSKGVHYSKAVIFAIGNGSFQPRRLTIDGAAELEGNHVHYYVTDMNKFSGKKVAIAGGGDSAIDWALMLEPIAEQVSIIHRRPEFRGHEHSVDNLKKSEVSIYTPYVIDQLLVEDDSFKGIQLKETKADNFEQLDLDSLIINYGFTSSLGHLKDWGLNVSRNAIEVNSDMSTNIPGVYAVGDICNYDGKVKLIATGFGEAPTAVNNALHFIKPDTRTQPMHSTSLFEGKEAKML is encoded by the coding sequence ATGTCCGATTCAAAAAATATTTATGATCTAACAATCGTTGGCGCAGGTCCTGTTGGTCTTTTCGCCGCTTTTTATGCAGGAATTCGTAAGGCTAAAACAAAAATCATTGATAGTTTGCCGCAATTAGGTGGACAATTGTCTACGCTTTATCCTGAAAAATATATTTATGATGTTCCTGGATTTCCAGCAATTAAAGCCAGTGAACTGATTGAAAATTTAGAAAAACAAATCGCTCCTTTTGCTCATGACACATGCTTAGAAGAAGAAGTCAGAAATCTAGTTCAAGAAGATGGCTACTTGAGAATTGAAACTTCAAAAGGGGTTCATTATTCTAAAGCGGTTATCTTTGCCATTGGGAATGGTTCTTTCCAGCCTAGACGTTTAACAATCGATGGAGCAGCTGAGCTTGAAGGAAACCATGTTCATTATTATGTTACAGATATGAACAAATTTTCTGGAAAAAAAGTGGCCATTGCCGGCGGAGGAGATTCTGCGATTGATTGGGCTTTGATGTTAGAGCCGATTGCAGAACAAGTATCAATCATTCATCGTCGTCCAGAATTCCGTGGTCACGAACATAGTGTGGATAACTTAAAAAAATCTGAGGTTTCAATCTATACACCTTATGTTATTGATCAATTGCTAGTAGAAGACGATTCTTTTAAAGGAATTCAATTAAAAGAAACTAAAGCGGATAACTTTGAGCAACTTGACTTAGACTCTTTAATCATCAACTACGGCTTTACTTCATCTTTAGGTCACTTAAAAGATTGGGGTTTAAATGTTAGCCGCAATGCAATTGAAGTAAATTCAGATATGTCGACAAACATTCCAGGTGTTTATGCTGTAGGCGATATTTGTAACTATGATGGAAAAGTAAAATTGATTGCTACTGGATTCGGTGAAGCACCTACTGCTGTAAATAATGCACTGCATTTTATCAAACCTGATACAAGAACACAGCCAATGCACAGTACAAGTTTGTTTGAAGGTAAAGAAGCAAAAATGCTTTAA
- a CDS encoding T7SS effector LXG polymorphic toxin gives MGLKFYVGEIQQQGNEASRMNSQAKQAISSLQSSTSQFLSAPLSGKAYDSAKLYFSTVYTPLCQSAILTGEALERAHKRLLSEYQGMVSSIDTDEDQIQSQIERFEQLKRELERQMHTAKTMRPDLERRYMNACDVISKKREQLEKFHAYNARSANIFAEYEACQQEFNNGLAQVKDCKAWNAASGTFDIGRLNMTWASPINARWQQREKMQQEKKNRLAKQAISSLDGYTIICSALGTKKIWYLMKDGKIISPKAHPNLYNQLEKCKDYLGKDQYKVEEVKVMRNEMPFSPALGGILGNIGKVGKGIDIIRKGIGTVKVGKSAVEAINSARNVQASKRVRAVNPEDLLPQQGLVTGEVEGAPPVDAGKQGKHQEGHRNNEQSTEDKSTWIDGENGVADTQEAWEKGDWVRGREGTVKEYESDKVVGSDGVTTEIVVHIDGKGNIHGYPKIPKEVRRKLNGGE, from the coding sequence ATGGGGTTAAAATTTTATGTAGGAGAGATACAGCAACAAGGAAATGAAGCTTCCAGAATGAATAGTCAAGCAAAACAAGCTATTTCTTCTTTGCAAAGCAGTACTTCACAATTTTTATCTGCGCCACTTTCTGGAAAAGCCTATGATTCAGCTAAACTTTATTTTAGTACAGTGTACACGCCGCTTTGCCAATCTGCGATTTTAACAGGGGAAGCTCTCGAGCGGGCGCACAAACGTTTGTTAAGCGAATATCAAGGCATGGTCAGCAGCATAGACACAGATGAAGACCAAATTCAAAGCCAGATAGAGCGATTTGAGCAGTTAAAACGAGAGTTAGAAAGACAAATGCACACAGCTAAAACAATGCGACCGGATTTAGAACGTCGATATATGAATGCCTGTGATGTTATTTCCAAAAAAAGGGAGCAGCTTGAGAAATTCCATGCGTATAATGCTCGTTCAGCCAATATTTTCGCAGAATATGAAGCCTGTCAGCAAGAGTTTAATAATGGATTAGCTCAAGTTAAAGATTGTAAGGCATGGAATGCCGCTTCAGGAACCTTTGACATTGGTCGATTAAATATGACATGGGCAAGTCCTATTAATGCACGCTGGCAACAACGAGAAAAAATGCAACAAGAAAAGAAAAATCGATTAGCGAAACAAGCTATTTCAAGCTTAGATGGCTATACGATTATTTGTAGTGCTCTGGGAACCAAAAAAATATGGTATCTGATGAAAGATGGTAAAATTATTTCGCCAAAAGCTCATCCTAATCTCTATAATCAACTAGAAAAATGCAAAGATTATCTAGGCAAAGACCAATATAAAGTTGAAGAAGTAAAAGTAATGAGAAATGAAATGCCCTTTTCACCTGCTTTGGGAGGGATATTAGGAAACATTGGCAAAGTAGGTAAAGGTATTGATATAATTAGAAAAGGAATTGGAACAGTAAAAGTCGGTAAATCTGCTGTAGAAGCAATAAATTCTGCTAGAAATGTTCAGGCAAGTAAACGTGTAAGAGCGGTTAATCCGGAAGATTTATTACCACAACAAGGATTAGTTACAGGTGAAGTCGAAGGTGCTCCTCCAGTTGATGCTGGTAAACAAGGGAAACATCAAGAAGGCCATAGAAATAATGAACAGTCAACAGAAGATAAATCAACATGGATTGATGGAGAAAATGGTGTAGCGGATACTCAAGAAGCTTGGGAAAAAGGAGATTGGGTAAGGGGGAGAGAGGGAACTGTTAAAGAATATGAGTCAGATAAAGTAGTTGGTAGTGATGGAGTCACAACTGAAATTGTAGTCCATATAGACGGAAAAGGTAATATACATGGCTATCCTAAAATACCTAAAGAAGTAAGGAGGAAACTTAATGGAGGCGAATGA